The Geotoga petraea genome includes the window TCCAACTAACAACAAAATAAATTGCAAAGCAATTTATTTTACAATTAATGTATAATGGTTATAGAATAAAACAAGAGGTGATTTAATGAGATACTTTGAATATTTGTTTTCAATAAATAAAAAAAATGAAGACGATTTAATAGAAGTTTTTTTCGATAACAATTTTAAAGATTATTATATCGATGAAGACATTAAAAATGGCATTACAACTTTAAAAATGTATATATCAGCAGAAGATCCAGATGAAAAATTTGTTAATATTTTAATGGAAAAGTTTAGGTTAGAGCTGCTATCAAAAGAATTGGTTATGGAAAGGGAGTGGCTTAGAACATGGCTAGACACCCTTTCACCTTTTGAACTTATAGAAGGTATTTGGATAAACCCTTTTCCGGAAGAGCCTTTTGAAAAAGAAAATGCAGAAGTGTTACACATTGTACCCGGAAGTGCTTTTGGTACAGGGCTACACCCAACAACTAAACTTGCGTCAAAAATGTTGAAGAAAATTAATTTAAAAAATAAAACTGTTTTAGATATAGGCTGTGGAACTGGAATTTTATCTATGGTGTCAAAGTTAATGGGTGCGTCAGAAGTCAAAGGATATGACTATGATAAAATTGCAGTTGAAAAAGCGAGAGATACTGTGAGAATGAATAATATGGACATTAAAATAGGAGTTTCTGATTTTTTAAACGATGTGGAAGTTTATAAACCAGATGTTTTGGTATCTAACATGGTTGCTGAATTGTTGATAGATCTTATGAATCATAAAAATTTTGATAAATTTATAACTGAAAAAACAGAAATAATTTTTTCTGGAATCATTTCCCACAAAGAAAAAATAGTCATTGAAAAAGCTAAAGAAAAAGGCCTTGAACTCAAAGATAGAATGGAGGAGGATTCATGGAAAGCTTTGAAATTTCAGAAAAAAATCTAAAAATAATTGAAAAACAAATGGGAAGAAAAATGAGCAACAAAATGGAGGTATCTTCTTTTTGTAAATATGGTTATCCAACGACAATAAAAAATTATCCTATTATGAACAGGAAACCTTTTCCAACCATGTATTGGTTAACATGTCCATATTTAAACGAAGAAATATCTCGGCTGGAATCCCAAAATTTTATAGATAAAATACAAAATAAAATAGATGAAAACGAAGAGATGTTACATGAATTGAAAAATGCACATAAAAGTGAAATAAAACATAGGTTGGACATAATAAAAGACGAAATAGAAGAACTTCCATATCCAATGCAAAAAGCTCTTAAAGAAAAAGGCATTGGCGGTATTTCTGATTTTAAATATGTAAAATGTTTACATTTACATTTTGCTTCATATATTTCTGGTAATGACAACCCAATTGGCAGAGAAGTAGATCAACTATTGGAAAAAAGGTATTGCAATAGTTGCGTATGTTGTGATTTTGAAAAATAAGGAATGATTTTAATGATTAAAAGAGATGTGATAAAAAAAGTACCAAGAAAACCTGGTGTATATATCTTTAAAAACAGCAAGGGTCAACCGATTTATGTCGGTAAGGCAAAAAATCTTAAAAGCAGACTTTCTTCATATTTTAACCCGTCAAATCAATTAAAATACGAAAAAGTTTTGAGTATAATAAAAAATGCTGAATATTTGGACTATTTACTTGCTTCGAGCGAGGATGAAGCATTCATCCTTGAAGCAAATATGATTTATACACATAAACCAAAATACAACATCCTTTTGAAAGATACAAGAGTGTATCCATATATTCTTATAACAGACGAAAAATATCCTACAATTAAATACGTGAGAACAAAAAAAGAGGCAAAGGGTAAGTATTTTGGGCCTTATCCAAATGTTAGATTTGTAAAAGATGTTATAGAAGTTCTTCAAAGGGTTTATAAAGTGAGAAGTTGTGATAGAAATATGGATAAAAAATCAAAACCTTGCTTTTTATACCATTTGGGCATGTGTTATGGACCTTGCTACAAAGATGTTGACCTTAAATTATATAGAGATTCTGTTAATGAAGTTTTGGAATTTCTCAACGGAAGAGTTGAAAAAGTCAAATCCTATCTTGAAAAAGCCATGAAAGAATATTCAGATATTTTGAATTTTGAAAAAGCTGCTCAAATGAGAGATACACACAAAAAGTTGGACAAGCTTTTTGTGAAGTTGGGAGTGGAATTCAAAACAAATAGAAACATAGACGTAATCATGTACGAAGAGCCTATATTCTTATTACTGAAAATTAGGTCGGGTTACATGGTTTCTAAGCTAACATTTACTTTGGATAGTACTTTAGAAGAGTTTCTTCACCAATTTTATGTAGTTAGAAAAAATGAAGTTCCTTCAAACATATATACTATGTATGATGAAGAAATATCGCCTCAAATACAATCATACCTTAAAAAAAATGGTATGAAATCAATGATGAAAATGAGTAGAAATTCCACAATTTTCAAATTTGGATTTAAAAATTTAGACGATGAGATTAAAAGATATACGGACCTTGGTAATACTTTGAAACAAGCAAAAGATATTTTAAATCTAAAGAAAGTTCCAAAAAAGATAGAGGGAATAGATATCTCACATCTCCAAGGTTTATACACTGTTGCATCATTGGTAAATTTTGAAGATGGAAAGCCAAACAAAGAAGGGTATCGAAGGTATAGGTTGGATGAATTCAAAGAACCAAATGATTTTGAAAGTATAAGAACTGTTGTTAGGAGAAGGTATAAAAAACACGATCTTCCAGATTTGTTGTTTATTGATGGAGGAAAAGGACAAGTTAATTCAGCTGTTCAAGCTTTAGAAGAACTCGGATATGATTTGAAAGATGTCGACGTTGTGGGTATTGCGAAAGAAGACGAAAGAGTCGTTTTCCCAGGAGAAATGCCTGATCTACATTTGAATTTGGATAATCCAGTATTAAGACTTTTAATTTTTGTAAGAGATGAAACCCACAGGTTCGCAATAGGTTTTAATAGGCAGCTTAGATCAAAAAGATATGAAAAAACAAAATTAGACGAGGTCCCAGGAATAGGGCCAAAAAGAAAAAAACAGTTGATAAATGAATATGGCAGCTTGAACAACATTTTAAAAGCTCCAACAGAGGAAATAGCTAAAGTAATAAACAGCGAAAAGGTTGCTAAGAAGATCAAACAAGTATTGGGGGAAAAATAATGAAAGATGAATTTATTTTAGATGGTGCAAGCTACTTAAAAAAATACAAAGATAAAATAGCAGATGAATTCGATCATTTTTACTCAGTTTGGGTATATGATAAGTACGAAAAATTTCCAGTTCTTTCTTATTTTACAGATCAAGAAGGAAGGGTTATAAGAGCTCTTACACCAGAAACTCCAAGCAAGGTAATGAGTAGCTTATACCCAAAACAAGTTGAATATGAAAATGAACTGAAAGAGGAGTACAAGAAAATAGCCGAAGAAAAAGGCTTTGTAGTTGAACCTATAGTGAAATCATCTATTGTGCAATCACCTTTTAAAGTATGTGCTTACAAATTATCTGGTGACGAGAGACTCATAAAAAAGCTTCTTTTCTCTGAAAAAATAAAAGGTCTAAACTACTTTTCTTTAAGTGAAAAAATAACTGATGAAATTTTTGAATTCATCTTAAACAATTACAAAAAGTATGACGAAGGTATATTTTATTTCCCTTATATGAACGAGATACACCTTTTTATGAAATTGCCAGAAGGGGTCCCAACTGAATGGAAATCTCTTTATATAGATATAGCCCGAGTGTTAAAAACAAAACTTATAGAAAAATATGATTTTGTTGAAAGTTCATATAAATTACCTGAAATGGGAATAAAAGATCATGCGTTATGTGTTTTAAAAATTCCTACAAATAAAATTTTGGATCTTGATTTTAAAAATATTTACCAACAATTTTTAAAAAAAATAGAAAAACAGATAGAGGAGATAAGATCTCTCGAAATATGAGGTGAGTTCAAATGGCTAAAATAAAAGTGGAAAACAACAATTTAGAAACTATTGAAACGAAGAGGGGTCAAGTGAGATTTAACAAAATGACCACACCTGGT containing:
- a CDS encoding 50S ribosomal protein L11 methyltransferase produces the protein MRYFEYLFSINKKNEDDLIEVFFDNNFKDYYIDEDIKNGITTLKMYISAEDPDEKFVNILMEKFRLELLSKELVMEREWLRTWLDTLSPFELIEGIWINPFPEEPFEKENAEVLHIVPGSAFGTGLHPTTKLASKMLKKINLKNKTVLDIGCGTGILSMVSKLMGASEVKGYDYDKIAVEKARDTVRMNNMDIKIGVSDFLNDVEVYKPDVLVSNMVAELLIDLMNHKNFDKFITEKTEIIFSGIISHKEKIVIEKAKEKGLELKDRMEEDSWKALKFQKKI
- a CDS encoding DUF501 domain-containing protein, yielding MESFEISEKNLKIIEKQMGRKMSNKMEVSSFCKYGYPTTIKNYPIMNRKPFPTMYWLTCPYLNEEISRLESQNFIDKIQNKIDENEEMLHELKNAHKSEIKHRLDIIKDEIEELPYPMQKALKEKGIGGISDFKYVKCLHLHFASYISGNDNPIGREVDQLLEKRYCNSCVCCDFEK
- the uvrC gene encoding excinuclease ABC subunit UvrC — translated: MILMIKRDVIKKVPRKPGVYIFKNSKGQPIYVGKAKNLKSRLSSYFNPSNQLKYEKVLSIIKNAEYLDYLLASSEDEAFILEANMIYTHKPKYNILLKDTRVYPYILITDEKYPTIKYVRTKKEAKGKYFGPYPNVRFVKDVIEVLQRVYKVRSCDRNMDKKSKPCFLYHLGMCYGPCYKDVDLKLYRDSVNEVLEFLNGRVEKVKSYLEKAMKEYSDILNFEKAAQMRDTHKKLDKLFVKLGVEFKTNRNIDVIMYEEPIFLLLKIRSGYMVSKLTFTLDSTLEEFLHQFYVVRKNEVPSNIYTMYDEEISPQIQSYLKKNGMKSMMKMSRNSTIFKFGFKNLDDEIKRYTDLGNTLKQAKDILNLKKVPKKIEGIDISHLQGLYTVASLVNFEDGKPNKEGYRRYRLDEFKEPNDFESIRTVVRRRYKKHDLPDLLFIDGGKGQVNSAVQALEELGYDLKDVDVVGIAKEDERVVFPGEMPDLHLNLDNPVLRLLIFVRDETHRFAIGFNRQLRSKRYEKTKLDEVPGIGPKRKKQLINEYGSLNNILKAPTEEIAKVINSEKVAKKIKQVLGEK
- a CDS encoding DUF4895 domain-containing protein translates to MKDEFILDGASYLKKYKDKIADEFDHFYSVWVYDKYEKFPVLSYFTDQEGRVIRALTPETPSKVMSSLYPKQVEYENELKEEYKKIAEEKGFVVEPIVKSSIVQSPFKVCAYKLSGDERLIKKLLFSEKIKGLNYFSLSEKITDEIFEFILNNYKKYDEGIFYFPYMNEIHLFMKLPEGVPTEWKSLYIDIARVLKTKLIEKYDFVESSYKLPEMGIKDHALCVLKIPTNKILDLDFKNIYQQFLKKIEKQIEEIRSLEI